One region of Tumebacillus amylolyticus genomic DNA includes:
- a CDS encoding carbohydrate kinase family protein, which yields MPQDILCIGAAHVDRKAGAKAEIQLGTSIPVSSHHTLGGVARNVAENLVRLHCPTALISRIGNDAAGNWVHAHSSDLGLDVTGLTRSPAQATASYTALLDPNGEMVLGLADMDIYDELTPDALDEIPDSLFERPLWFLDTNLPQATLQALLEKRSASTRIFVDPVSCPKAHKLLGLLNGIDFLFPNRDEAEILSGLQIRTEADLHRAAHLLHQRGVKNVLITLGESGVYVSGEELSSGTMFPALPASVADVTGAGDALIAGFLYSYGQTQSLEHAVETGIIAATLTIQSAETVHPDLSPALLDSLRTSN from the coding sequence ATGCCGCAGGATATCTTGTGCATTGGGGCGGCGCATGTGGATCGCAAGGCGGGGGCCAAAGCGGAGATTCAATTGGGAACGTCGATCCCGGTCTCTTCGCACCATACTCTCGGCGGCGTTGCTCGCAATGTCGCAGAGAACTTGGTTCGACTCCATTGCCCGACGGCGCTCATCTCCCGCATCGGCAACGACGCCGCCGGGAATTGGGTTCACGCCCACAGTTCCGACCTTGGACTCGACGTGACAGGGCTCACCCGCTCCCCCGCACAGGCGACCGCTTCGTACACCGCGTTGCTCGACCCGAACGGCGAGATGGTGCTGGGCCTCGCTGACATGGACATCTACGACGAGTTGACCCCGGACGCACTCGACGAAATCCCGGACTCGCTCTTTGAGCGCCCCCTATGGTTTCTCGACACCAACTTGCCGCAAGCCACTTTGCAAGCCCTTTTGGAAAAACGCTCCGCTTCCACTCGCATCTTCGTGGACCCCGTCTCTTGCCCGAAAGCCCACAAACTGCTCGGCCTGCTGAACGGCATCGACTTTCTGTTTCCCAACCGAGACGAAGCGGAGATCCTCAGCGGTCTGCAAATTCGCACAGAAGCAGACCTGCACCGAGCCGCCCACCTCCTCCACCAACGCGGCGTCAAAAACGTCCTCATCACCCTCGGTGAATCGGGCGTCTACGTCAGCGGTGAGGAACTCTCGTCAGGCACGATGTTTCCCGCCCTGCCCGCGTCTGTCGCAGACGTCACGGGAGCAGGCGACGCACTCATCGCCGGATTTCTCTACAGCTACGGCCAAACGCAATCTCTTGAACATGCGGTTGAAACCGGCATCATCGCGGCCACGCTCACCATTCAATCGGCAGAGACCGTCCATCCGGACCTCTCGCCCGCTTTGCTCGACTCACTTCGCACGTCCAACTAG
- a CDS encoding P1 family peptidase codes for MKKRIRDFGVEIGTMERGVRNAISDVPGVLVGHVTLSDGAVQTGVTAVVPHPGNLFREKVAAAVHVINGFGKSVGTVQLEELGTLETPILLTNTLSVGTVSEALVRYMLEQTPEIGLTTGTVNPVVCECNDGWLNDIRGLHVREEHVRAALENVRADVEEGAVGAGRGMSCYGLKGGIGTASRIMEIGGQNYTLGALVLSNFGRQDDLQVGGRAVGREIREQMESAAERERGSIIMILATDLPLSDRQLKRVAVRAGVGLARTGSYIGHGSGDVVLAFSTATRIPHESLEPILTLPYLQDHFLDPAFRAGAECVEEAILNSMVAAEPVTGRDGNHRGSLREYL; via the coding sequence ATGAAAAAGCGGATTCGAGACTTTGGTGTGGAGATCGGCACGATGGAGCGCGGCGTGCGCAATGCGATCAGCGACGTGCCGGGCGTGCTAGTCGGGCATGTGACGCTGTCGGACGGGGCGGTGCAGACCGGGGTAACCGCTGTCGTGCCGCATCCGGGCAACCTGTTTCGAGAAAAAGTGGCGGCGGCTGTGCATGTGATCAACGGGTTTGGCAAGTCGGTCGGGACGGTGCAACTGGAAGAGCTCGGGACGTTGGAAACGCCGATTCTGCTGACGAATACGTTGAGCGTGGGCACGGTGAGTGAAGCGTTGGTGCGGTACATGTTGGAGCAGACACCGGAGATTGGATTGACGACAGGGACGGTGAACCCCGTTGTGTGCGAGTGCAATGACGGTTGGTTGAATGACATCCGAGGGTTGCATGTGCGGGAAGAACATGTGCGTGCGGCGTTGGAGAACGTGCGTGCAGACGTGGAGGAAGGCGCGGTGGGTGCGGGGCGCGGCATGTCCTGTTACGGTTTGAAGGGCGGGATCGGGACTGCCTCGCGAATCATGGAGATTGGCGGGCAGAACTATACGCTGGGGGCGTTGGTGCTCTCGAATTTCGGCCGGCAAGATGATTTGCAAGTGGGAGGACGTGCCGTGGGGCGAGAAATTCGGGAGCAGATGGAGAGTGCGGCTGAGCGAGAGCGCGGCTCGATCATCATGATCTTGGCGACCGACTTGCCGCTCTCCGACCGCCAGTTGAAACGGGTCGCCGTCCGTGCAGGCGTGGGCTTGGCGCGAACGGGCTCGTACATCGGCCACGGCAGCGGCGATGTGGTGCTGGCTTTCTCCACCGCCACTCGCATTCCGCACGAATCTCTCGAACCGATCCTCACCCTCCCCTATCTCCAAGACCACTTCCTCGACCCCGCCTTCCGCGCGGGAGCCGAGTGTGTAGAGGAAGCCATCTTGAATTCGATGGTCGCAGCCGAACCTGTGACCGGCCGAGATGGCAACCACCGAGGGTCTTTGCGGGAGTATCTGTGA
- a CDS encoding phosphotransferase, with amino-acid sequence MLKFRELETERFCLRALHLRGWELVESNPIRGGYAAELYRLTVRDETGQLREVIYKKFSPERNSELELYRTVLPEVPHAIPTLYGVVDEDGEQGLILEAAGVPVKAVFSEQDAQGKREMLRGLLELLANLHTSLQEKSQHWLAKGQVSSYPFESSAQWAEITVQELAGLTEHGKFGVDTELVREVRGMAAAFYPRYPEWAVGATTYTHGDPHLENILIQNGHTRLIDWEWACVSLPQRDLSILLQDVLEDELHEFALEVYQELVPISNPSQFRTAFQACLFDNTLMMLGWEIRKYLDGHLTDAELARILPTKLRWLRTAYQSLFT; translated from the coding sequence GTGTTGAAGTTTCGAGAGTTGGAAACGGAACGGTTTTGCTTGCGGGCGTTGCATCTAAGAGGCTGGGAACTCGTGGAGAGCAACCCGATCCGCGGCGGGTATGCAGCGGAGTTGTACCGGCTGACCGTGCGAGACGAGACCGGGCAACTGCGGGAGGTAATTTACAAAAAATTCAGCCCGGAGCGCAACTCGGAGTTGGAGTTGTACCGCACGGTGTTGCCCGAAGTGCCTCATGCAATTCCGACGCTGTACGGTGTAGTAGACGAGGACGGCGAGCAGGGTTTGATCTTGGAAGCGGCAGGGGTTCCGGTGAAGGCCGTCTTCTCTGAACAGGACGCTCAGGGAAAACGAGAGATGCTGCGCGGGCTTCTCGAATTGCTCGCGAACCTCCACACGTCCCTTCAGGAAAAAAGTCAGCACTGGCTTGCGAAAGGGCAAGTCTCGAGCTACCCGTTCGAGTCGTCCGCGCAATGGGCTGAGATCACCGTGCAAGAGCTGGCAGGGCTCACGGAGCACGGGAAGTTCGGGGTCGATACGGAGTTGGTGCGCGAAGTCCGAGGCATGGCAGCGGCATTCTACCCACGCTACCCCGAGTGGGCTGTCGGCGCAACGACCTACACCCACGGCGATCCCCATCTCGAAAACATCCTCATTCAAAACGGTCACACCCGTCTCATCGATTGGGAATGGGCCTGTGTCTCTTTGCCTCAACGGGACCTGTCGATTCTGTTGCAAGATGTCTTGGAGGACGAGTTGCACGAATTTGCGTTGGAGGTCTACCAAGAGCTCGTTCCCATCTCCAACCCATCCCAATTTCGCACCGCCTTCCAAGCCTGCCTCTTCGACAACACGCTGATGATGCTCGGTTGGGAGATTCGGAAATACCTCGACGGGCACCTCACAGACGCCGAACTCGCCCGGATTCTCCCCACCAAACTCCGCTGGCTCCGTACCGCCTACCAGAGCCTGTTTACCTAA
- a CDS encoding rhodanese-like domain-containing protein, whose amino-acid sequence MQQSVRDRIVEVTPAEVAARMKRGDQPKIIDVREDFEVAEGMIEGALHVPMADLLDTYQEWGQDEELIFVCRSGRRSFAACQVLKLVGFQNVKNLAGGMKQWQA is encoded by the coding sequence ATGCAACAATCGGTCAGGGACCGTATCGTAGAAGTCACGCCCGCCGAAGTCGCGGCGCGCATGAAGCGCGGCGACCAACCGAAGATTATCGACGTGCGTGAGGACTTTGAAGTGGCCGAAGGGATGATCGAAGGCGCGCTGCATGTACCTATGGCAGACCTTTTGGATACGTACCAAGAGTGGGGACAGGACGAAGAGTTGATTTTCGTCTGCCGCTCCGGTCGGCGCAGTTTTGCGGCCTGTCAGGTGTTGAAGCTCGTCGGCTTTCAGAATGTGAAAAACCTCGCGGGCGGCATGAAACAATGGCAAGCGTGA
- a CDS encoding MBL fold metallo-hydrolase codes for MTVGIVTPKELYDRIARREELFLLDVRLYDDFERWHVEGERVTTLNIPYVDFLAEEDFSWKKHLPTDRPLLVNCARGRSAKIVAEILERHGYDAAYLENGMIGWSEVYAPVTVVEEDEWKLIQLNRVGKGCLSYLLFSGTTALVVDAGRHVEEYLELASQHGAAIEHVIDTHLHADHISGGVELASRTGASYYISQSELQGALIPHTPLEQHRTWQFGAISVQVLAVPTPGHTPGSVSLLLNDRFLLTGDTVFVGGIGRPDLGGKSREWAQLLYETVFTTIAALPDDVLVLPAHYASRDEYHAGGFIGATLGTIRATNEVLRLDSRETFLEQIAAAGGSTPPNYQEITEINRGVKQVPVARALELESGPNRCAAKHTHL; via the coding sequence ATGACAGTTGGGATCGTTACACCCAAGGAGTTATATGATCGTATTGCACGGCGAGAGGAACTTTTCCTCCTCGATGTCCGCCTCTACGACGATTTTGAGCGCTGGCACGTCGAGGGCGAAAGAGTTACCACCCTCAACATCCCCTATGTGGACTTTCTGGCGGAAGAGGACTTCTCTTGGAAAAAACACCTGCCCACCGACCGCCCCCTCCTCGTCAACTGCGCTCGTGGTCGCAGTGCCAAGATCGTCGCCGAAATTCTCGAGAGGCACGGATATGACGCCGCGTATCTCGAAAACGGCATGATCGGGTGGAGCGAAGTCTACGCCCCTGTGACGGTCGTCGAAGAGGACGAGTGGAAGCTGATCCAACTCAACCGCGTCGGCAAAGGCTGTCTTTCCTACCTGCTCTTCTCCGGCACCACCGCTCTCGTCGTCGATGCAGGCCGCCATGTGGAAGAGTATCTGGAACTCGCTTCCCAACACGGCGCGGCCATCGAACATGTCATCGACACGCACCTGCACGCAGACCACATCTCAGGCGGAGTCGAACTCGCCTCTCGAACGGGGGCTTCCTACTACATCTCCCAATCGGAGCTGCAAGGAGCCTTGATTCCACACACGCCGCTCGAACAACACCGCACCTGGCAATTCGGCGCCATTTCGGTACAAGTGCTGGCAGTCCCCACACCGGGTCATACGCCGGGCAGCGTCTCCCTTTTGCTGAACGACCGCTTTTTGCTCACCGGCGACACCGTTTTCGTCGGTGGAATCGGGCGGCCAGATCTCGGAGGCAAGTCCCGAGAATGGGCACAACTCCTCTACGAAACCGTATTCACCACCATCGCCGCACTTCCCGACGACGTGCTCGTGCTCCCCGCACATTACGCTTCACGTGACGAGTACCACGCCGGAGGGTTCATCGGCGCAACGCTTGGCACGATCCGCGCCACCAACGAAGTTCTCCGTCTCGACTCACGCGAGACGTTCCTCGAGCAGATCGCAGCCGCCGGGGGCTCCACCCCGCCGAACTATCAGGAGATCACCGAAATCAACCGCGGCGTCAAGCAAGTCCCCGTCGCGCGGGCGTTGGAATTGGAGAGCGGCCCGAACCGCTGCGCCGCCAAACACACCCACCTGTAA
- a CDS encoding alpha/beta fold hydrolase: MKQTLVFLHGYPLNHTMWNPQREALQSKYNVITPDFAGFGNTPARENLSMESYADDLAAQLDEQGLEKITLIGFSMGGYVAFAFLRKYPEKVQALVLVDTQAKTDTLESRENRLKQVTIVQERGVAPIRDTMLDKLFSNHTKQHHPEIVRIVDEMIMTATPEGVQTALQAMANRPDMVEFLPSIRIPTLVFVGEDDVITPLDAAKLMADRIPNAHLHTIPNAGHLSNFEQTQAFNSALENFLTTAL, from the coding sequence ATGAAGCAAACGCTGGTGTTCCTGCACGGGTATCCGCTGAACCACACGATGTGGAACCCGCAACGAGAAGCTCTGCAATCGAAGTACAACGTCATCACCCCCGACTTCGCCGGATTTGGCAACACGCCGGCGCGCGAAAACTTGAGCATGGAAAGCTACGCCGACGACCTCGCCGCCCAACTTGACGAACAAGGTCTGGAAAAAATCACCCTCATCGGTTTCTCGATGGGCGGCTACGTCGCGTTCGCGTTCCTGCGCAAATACCCTGAAAAAGTGCAAGCGCTCGTCCTCGTCGACACCCAAGCCAAAACCGACACGCTCGAATCGCGAGAAAACCGCCTCAAGCAAGTCACGATCGTGCAGGAACGAGGCGTCGCCCCCATCCGCGACACCATGCTCGACAAACTGTTCTCCAACCACACGAAGCAGCACCATCCTGAGATTGTGCGCATCGTGGACGAGATGATCATGACCGCGACCCCCGAGGGTGTCCAAACCGCGCTGCAAGCGATGGCGAACCGCCCTGACATGGTGGAATTTCTCCCGAGCATTCGCATCCCGACCCTCGTTTTTGTAGGCGAAGACGATGTGATCACACCGCTCGATGCCGCCAAACTGATGGCAGACCGCATCCCGAACGCGCACCTGCACACTATCCCCAATGCGGGACATCTCTCCAACTTCGAACAAACACAAGCGTTCAATTCCGCTCTCGAAAACTTCCTCACTACGGCTCTCTAA
- a CDS encoding pseudouridine-5'-phosphate glycosidase: MHDFLDIHSDVAAALRAGRPVVALESTIISHGMPYPQNVQTAREVENIIREQGAVPATIGIIDGRIKIGLTDEELESFGQASNVHKVSRRDLPYVVAAKKNGATTVAATMICAQLAGIKVFVTGGIGGVHREGELTMDISADLTELAQTDVAVICAGAKSILDLGRTLEYLETHGVPVIGYQSDDFPAFYTRSSGHGVDYRLDAPEEIARFLHTKWALGLKGGAVVANPVPETHALDAQAMESHIDNALAEAKAQGIKGKDATPFLLAKMKEITGGQSLDTNIALVKHNAHVGAQIAVAYANLK, encoded by the coding sequence ATGCATGACTTCTTAGACATCCACTCCGACGTTGCCGCCGCTCTGCGTGCAGGCCGCCCTGTTGTAGCTCTTGAATCCACAATCATCTCGCACGGCATGCCCTACCCGCAAAACGTGCAAACCGCACGCGAGGTGGAGAACATCATCCGCGAGCAAGGCGCCGTCCCCGCCACCATCGGCATCATCGACGGCCGCATCAAAATCGGGCTGACCGACGAAGAACTCGAATCGTTCGGTCAAGCGTCCAACGTACATAAAGTCTCCCGCCGCGACCTCCCCTACGTCGTCGCTGCAAAGAAAAACGGTGCCACCACCGTCGCGGCCACGATGATCTGCGCTCAACTGGCGGGCATCAAAGTCTTCGTCACCGGCGGCATCGGCGGCGTGCATCGCGAAGGCGAACTGACGATGGACATCTCGGCCGACTTGACCGAACTCGCCCAAACCGACGTGGCGGTCATCTGTGCCGGTGCCAAGTCGATCCTCGACCTCGGCCGCACGCTTGAATACTTGGAAACCCACGGCGTCCCGGTCATCGGCTACCAATCCGACGACTTCCCGGCGTTCTACACCCGCTCCAGCGGTCACGGCGTCGACTACCGACTCGATGCACCGGAAGAGATCGCCCGCTTCCTGCACACCAAATGGGCGCTCGGACTCAAGGGCGGCGCAGTCGTTGCCAACCCCGTGCCGGAAACACACGCCCTCGACGCACAAGCGATGGAGTCGCATATCGACAACGCGCTCGCTGAAGCCAAAGCGCAAGGAATCAAAGGCAAAGACGCCACTCCGTTCCTGCTCGCGAAGATGAAAGAGATCACCGGAGGCCAATCTCTGGACACCAACATCGCGCTGGTGAAGCATAACGCCCACGTCGGCGCGCAAATTGCCGTCGCCTACGCAAATTTGAAGTAA
- a CDS encoding TIGR03571 family LLM class oxidoreductase has protein sequence MSLVFSNAAYRGMYGRDRLTLGVFLTAEAFDGEEAKREEQERIVKFADEAGFAALWVQDVAVRDPEFGDVGTKYDSFVYLTYLMGLTKKIGLATASTVLTHRHPLRLAKEVNTLDQLSRGRFVMGISSGDRVVDFEGFGVSWEGRGERFREAFQVYRDLTTPPHPGVNSATYGTVPSGIMVPQSLSYVPCIVVGLAQQSMEWIAAHGDGWLNYSRPAYMQENLAREFRTYVEQHHPGAFKPFSQPLFVNLLQDPKARPTYVKGGFSAGREFLLEYLEQLRLYGVNHVLFGLRPAEDSRPPLEVLQEIGEEILPYFPTLEVDAR, from the coding sequence ATGAGCTTGGTTTTTTCGAATGCGGCATATCGGGGGATGTATGGGCGAGATCGGTTGACGTTGGGCGTTTTTTTGACGGCGGAGGCGTTTGACGGGGAGGAAGCGAAGCGGGAGGAGCAGGAGAGAATCGTGAAGTTCGCGGATGAAGCGGGCTTTGCGGCGTTGTGGGTGCAGGATGTGGCGGTGCGCGATCCGGAGTTTGGAGATGTGGGAACGAAGTATGATTCGTTCGTGTACCTCACGTACTTGATGGGCCTCACGAAAAAAATCGGCCTCGCGACCGCTTCCACCGTGCTCACACACCGCCACCCGCTGCGGTTGGCGAAGGAAGTCAACACGCTCGACCAACTCTCGCGCGGACGATTCGTGATGGGCATCTCTTCGGGCGACCGCGTGGTGGACTTTGAGGGATTCGGCGTTTCGTGGGAGGGGCGCGGCGAGCGGTTTCGCGAGGCGTTTCAGGTCTATCGAGACTTGACGACACCACCGCACCCAGGCGTGAACTCCGCGACTTATGGCACCGTCCCCTCCGGAATCATGGTTCCGCAATCTTTGTCCTACGTTCCATGCATCGTCGTCGGCCTCGCGCAGCAATCTATGGAATGGATTGCCGCCCACGGAGACGGGTGGCTGAACTACTCCCGACCGGCGTATATGCAAGAAAATCTCGCCCGTGAATTCCGAACCTATGTCGAGCAGCATCACCCCGGCGCGTTCAAACCGTTTTCGCAACCCTTGTTCGTCAACTTGTTGCAAGACCCCAAAGCCCGGCCGACGTACGTGAAGGGCGGTTTCAGCGCCGGACGTGAATTTTTGCTAGAGTATCTGGAACAATTGCGTCTCTACGGTGTCAACCATGTGCTGTTCGGGCTGCGTCCCGCCGAGGACTCCCGACCTCCACTTGAAGTTTTGCAAGAGATCGGCGAAGAGATTCTCCCGTACTTTCCCACCTTGGAGGTAGATGCACGATGA